The sequence below is a genomic window from Salicibibacter cibarius.
GCGATGAAAAACCATAATGATAAAAAGAACCGTTATATTCCTAGATTGATCATTTCTTTTTTTTAGAAATTTATTTTAGGGTTCATGAAACGGCCTCTATTGTAGAATAATCAAGCCCAACTCTCTTTGTGACATAAGAGAATTGGGCTTTTTACATGACGTGCCTCAATAAATTTCGTAGCTTTGTCCTGTCTGCGCACCTTCAACGCTTTTTCTAAAAGCGAGTGCTGCTTTACTTACCGGAATTGGGTCAAACCCTGGAAAGTATGCACGGAGTCCTTCCGGCGATTCCTGAAAAACGGTTCCACTGACACTGTTAATTCGTATCCCCCTGGGCATCTCTATCGCTGCTGATTTTGCAAAGGATTTTACCGCTCCGTTTGCCATTGCAGAAGAAGCACCATGGAGGATAGGTTCATCCATGATAACCCCTGTAGTTAAAGTAAAGCTTCCGTCATCATTTACATGATCCATGCCAAGTAAAACGAGGTTTACTTGCCCTTTTAACTTGCTTTCGATGCTCTCTTCATTCAATTCCGGTGTTATTTCTTCCAGAGCTCCAAAATGGGCATGTCCTGTTGCGCTGATCACTGCATCTACTTTTCCTACTTGTTCAAACATCCTCTTAATGCTATCAGGCTTCGTGATATCCACTTCAACATCAGCGTTATGTCGTGCAGCCCGGATGATTTCATGTTTTCCTTCCAACTCTTTAGCAACGGCATTTCCCAAAAGACCGGTAGCACCGATTAATAGAATCTTCATCTGACTCACCTCTTGTTGTTCGATTACTTGTATTTTATAATGAGATCATAAATCAGTAAAATGAATTATATCGATTGTATCAATCGGTTAAAACGATTTAGAAAAGGTGAAAGCATTGGAAATCAAACAATTGATTACCTTTAATGCAGCTGCAGAAAGCCTGAATTTCACCCAAACAGCAAGGGTGTTGAATTTTGCTCAATCAAGCGTAACAGCTCAAATCAAAGCGCTTGAAGAAGAACTTGGAACCCCGTTGTTCGAACGTTTGGGAAAACGCCTAATTTTGACGGAAGCCGGGCGAAAATTTAAGTTATATGCTCAGAAAATGATCAAGTTGAATGAAGAGGCACAGATGGCTGTAGGTGGAGATGAAGAACCATCGGGAACACTTACGATTGGAGCACAGGAAAGTCAGTGTACGTATCGTCTTCCGTCAATACTCAAAACGTTTAAGAAACAGTACCCTAATGTTGAGCTTATATTTAAACCTGCGCACTCTGATGAAATGGCCAGAGAACAGCTATTGGATGGATCTCTCGATTTTGCCTTTATTATGGACATATCGAAATCCGGGGATGCTCTAAACATAGAGCCTTTGATTCAGGAAGAGATCAAAATGGTCGCTGCTTCGGATCATCCATTACCTGAGAAGTCAAAAATTTGTCTCAAAGATCTGGAACATGAAACGTTTTTACTTACTGAGAACGGATGCTCTTACCGCACGCTGTTAGAAGATTCTTTTCACCAAGCGAAAGTGTACCCATTAAGTAAATTCGAATTTGTTAGTATAGAAGCCATCAAACAATGTGTCATTGCGGGACTGGGAATAGCCGTATTACCGGAAATGGTTGTAGATGAAGACATTAGACAGGGAAGAATGAAGAAGTTGGCATGGAAAAGTACCTCACCGCCTGTTTATACCCAAATGGCTTGGCACAAAGATAAATGGATGACACCTCCATTGCAGGCTTTTATAGAATTAACGCGTGAAACATTTAATAAAAATAAAACTAAAAATGGAGTCGGCTAGTGTAATGTTCCAAAAGTTCTTTCCTACGGTGAAGGGTCAACACAAAAATCTATGGTTGACAAATAGGTGTAATCATTAACGATGGTCACCGCTACGGAAAAACACTGCGCTTTCCCACAGTCTCCGTGTTTTTCCTCCCCTGCGAAGCTTTGAACTTCAGAAAGCTTATCCCATCTTATTAGATGTTGTGCAACTTGGGTTTACCGGAATGCTGGCTCTCTTTTTCAGCTTCTTATTTCATCACCCACGTTACCTTCATCTACCGATGCTTGAGTTGCTATACTGGGATTGCAGTTTTTTGTAGTGCTATTGGTATCATTTTGTTCAGGTAATATACAACACTTGTCCACACCGGATTGATGTTTGCGACAGAGCCAATTTTCGCGGGATAAGCGCAGTTATTTTCTTGGGAGAACTGTTTTTACTCGATGATTTTATTGGCGCTTCTTTAATCATCATTGGAATTGTACTGGCGCAATTAAGAAGCGTTCATGTATGACAATACGATCGGAGCGCGATGGCGGAAAGGTAAATACCATTATGAATAACCCCCGTGTGCTTGTGTGAAAATAACTCAAAAGGGGGTTATTCAATGTATATGTTTATACTGTTAACCATACTGCTATTGGGTACGCTGGGGGTAGCGTACGGAGCGTATGTTATTGCTCGGGAGCTGAGATATAAAAAATAATCACTTCATCTTCGGTCGCGGCTAGGACAGCACGGCCGTTTCTACATGACCGCCGTGTACTTGTTGGAACATCTCGCCGATGTTATCTGTAAGGGCGCGGGTATCGTCGTCGGATAATGACGGACGCAAATAAAGCAATTGCAAGATGTGCTTTGTTTCTAAAGCGACTGCGCTACGCTTGCTGTCGACCATCGGGCTCCCGAAGGCTCTACGCTGATCCACATTCGTTATTTTGCCTTTCATATGATTCATTCTTCCGTTTAATCCTTCGTACTCATCCTTTTCTTCCCCTATTCGAATTTCCACGGGTCCTTGCAACTGCTCCAAGTCATACATGCCGATGGGCATTTGATAATAAAGGGAAAAAAAATTATTCAGCACGATTGCCGAGGAATCTGAGAACGGGAATCCCTTTCCTTGTTTTAAGCGCCGGAAAAGTGCTTCATGGGAGGGGCGATGACGGGTTGGGTCGACACCGATTTGTTTGAATACTTGTCTCCACTCCTTGACGCCTTCATAATAGGTGATAGGTTGTTCGGACAAATCCAGTTCGACAGTCTTTTGAAACAACTCGATACGCCCTTTCAGCTCTTTGGGTGGCGTATCGATAACAATTGACTCGTATTGGATACAACCGATTTTAAAAGAGGGAACGTATTGCTGTAAGTCGGGATGCATTTTAACTTCAATCATAATCGAGCGCACATCTCCTTCATAATTGTAAATGCCTTTATTTTAACATATACAGTAGGTGAGACCCGTGACAAACGCCCAGCTAAAGGAAGAGCTGATTGCATACAGTAAAAGCATTGGCATCGACAAAATTGGTTTTGCCAGTGCAGACCCGTTTTTGACACTGAAAGAACGGTTAAGGACACAACAACAATTAGGTTACCAATCGGGTTTTGAGGAAGCGGACATTGATTTGCGTACGGAGCCTGAACGCTTGTTGCCTTATGCAAAAACGATTATTAGCATCGCCCTTGCTTATCCGGCGAAACTTGAAAATCCACCCAAAGGGGTAAAAGGCAAGCGAAGAGGCATTTTTTGCCGGGCATCTTGGGGAGAAGATTATCACACCGTCCTCAATGATCGTCTGCAAAAATTGGAAGCTTTTATTCACGAACGCGTACCAAGTGCTAAGATGGCGTCCATGGTCGACACAGGCGCCCTATCGGACCGGGCTGTGGCTGAACGTGCCGGGATCGGCTGGAGTGGTAAAAATTGCGCGATCATAACGCCTGAATTTGGCTCGTATGTGTACCTTGGGGACATGATTACGACGATTGCATTTGAACCGGATACTCCGATTGACGATCAATGCGGGTCATGCAATAAATGTGTGGATGCTTGTCCGACAGGCGCGCTCGTGCAAGGGGGTCAATTGGATTCGAATAAATGCATCGCTTTTCTAACGCAGACAAAAGAAATGATTCCCGAACGTTTCAGGAAGAAAATCGGCAATCGTTTGTACGGCTGTGACACTTGCCAAGTTGTTTGCCCCGAAAATAAGGGAAAGGGTGAAGAATACCAGCCGGAATTCACGCCTGACCCGGAAAAAGTGAAGCCGGAGTTATTGCCATTGCTTTCGATTTCAAACCGGGAGTTCAAAGAAAAATACGGAAACATGGCAGGCTCCTGGCGAGGAAAAAAACCAATTCAACGCAATGCGGTGATTGCACTTGGCCATTTCCGCGAAAAGGGAGCGGTCCCCAAGCTGCAATCGTTACTTATTCATGACCCTCGCCCCGTTATTCGCGGTACGGCGGCCTGGTCGCTCGGGAAAATAGGGGAGATCGAAGACAATCATGCAACGCTACAGGTTGCCAATGAACGAGAGGACGATGCTTCCGTGCGTGAAGAGATTCAACAAGCCCTGTCGAAACTCGAAAAGGAAGGGCAGCATTCATAAACATACCTGCGTTCGCGGGAGAAAGGGCGTTAAATATGGAAGAACCATTACTATTCACAGAGATGGAAAGCCCGATCGGCACGCTCACCCTTGTTGCAACCGATAAAGGTTTGAGCCAATTGCTGTTTGGAGATTTTAACGAAACAGGTGCGAAAATCCGAACATGGATGGCGAAAAGAAATATGCGTCGTGAAATCATCCGGGATGATGCCTATTTTACAGAAGCTACAAAACAACTGCAGGAATATTTTCATGGGGAACGACAGGCGTTTAACTTGCCGGTGGATATGCAGGGAACCTCTTTTCAAAAAAGCGTATGGGAAGTACTACAGCGCATTCCTTATGGAGAAACACAATCGTATAAGCAAGTAGCGGTCGCTATTCATTCGCCGAAGGCTGTTCGGGCAATAGGTTCGGCCAATAATAAAAATCCCCTTCCCATTATTGTTCCTTGCCATCGGGTGATCGGGAGCAATGGAGCGATTGTCGGTTATGGTGGCGGGATCGAGAAAAAGAAGAAGCTATTGGAATTGGAAGGTGCTTAGATGGGCTGAAGTTATAGCCTGTCTTTTTTTTGCAGTGATGTTTTTTAAAGCGTAGCGTAGCATAGTGTAGTGACAGAGTGATGTGGAGGGGGGAACAGGTTGGATAGGGAGACGAAGCATTTATTTGAAAAGCATCTCAGTCAATTAAACAAGTGTCATTTAGACGGCACGAAGGTTAAGGCCATGACAGATGAGGAGAGCAAATGCTTTGAACGGGAGCAAAAGCGAATGAAGCTAAGCAATACACGCGTGTTGAAGATGAGTGGACAGATTGTTCCTTATCGATACACATCATGTGGGCATGATCGCACCGTTCATTATATGTATGATTATGCTAGGTTTGTTCTTGCCAACGAACGCTTTTATCTTGAGGAATCAAGAGAATACCGACGATCGGTTTTAAAAGGGAAAAAAATCGTTCAAGATAGACGTCTAGCGGCGCCCAAGTCGGGTGAAATGGAAAGGGGAGTATTCGAATCATTGAATGAAACACAAGCTTCTCTTGAACGGGCTTCCGGCTATAACCGTCTTGAAGCGGTAAAATATGCGGAGCGTTGGTGGAATGCTTATAATCCCCAATATCATCATTTTACGGATAATTGCACGAATTTTATTTCCCAATGTTTAAAAGCAGGGGGGGCGCCGATGCACGGCGTTCCTGACAGGGAGAAGGGTTGGTGGTATACAGGTGACAACTGGAGTTACAGTTGGGCAGTGGCCCATTCTATGCGTTGGCATTTGAGCGGTGCTACGAAGGGGTTGACGGCGAAAGAGGTGGAAAGGGCTACCGATTTACAACCCGGGGATATTATTTGTTACGATTTCGATGGCGATGGTCGCTGGGAGCACAATACGATTGTCGTCATGAAAGATGGGAATCATGAGCCGCTCGTGAATGCCCAAACCGAGAACAGCCGTAATCGTTATTGGAGCTATGAAGACTCCACGGCTTGGACTCCAAATATCGCTTATAAATTTTTTCAAATGAATGGCTAAAAGTGATTGATTGTATGTAATCCCTCAATCGGAGATCGGGCTGCTCCGAGAGGAACAAGAAAGAGAAAGTAATCCCTCTGCCGAAGGTCGAGCTGCTCCGAGAAGAACAAGGGAGAGAAAGTAATCCCTCTGCCGAAGGTCGAGCTGCTCCGAGAAGAACAAGAGAGAAGAAGTAATCCCTCTGCCGAAGGTCGGGCTGCTCTGAGAGGAACAAGAAAGAGAAAGTAATCCCTCAACCGGAAGTCGAGCTGCTCTGAGAGGAACAAGGGAGAA
It includes:
- a CDS encoding short chain dehydrogenase, yielding MKILLIGATGLLGNAVAKELEGKHEIIRAARHNADVEVDITKPDSIKRMFEQVGKVDAVISATGHAHFGALEEITPELNEESIESKLKGQVNLVLLGMDHVNDDGSFTLTTGVIMDEPILHGASSAMANGAVKSFAKSAAIEMPRGIRINSVSGTVFQESPEGLRAYFPGFDPIPVSKAALAFRKSVEGAQTGQSYEIY
- a CDS encoding LysR family transcriptional regulator; amino-acid sequence: MEIKQLITFNAAAESLNFTQTARVLNFAQSSVTAQIKALEEELGTPLFERLGKRLILTEAGRKFKLYAQKMIKLNEEAQMAVGGDEEPSGTLTIGAQESQCTYRLPSILKTFKKQYPNVELIFKPAHSDEMAREQLLDGSLDFAFIMDISKSGDALNIEPLIQEEIKMVAASDHPLPEKSKICLKDLEHETFLLTENGCSYRTLLEDSFHQAKVYPLSKFEFVSIEAIKQCVIAGLGIAVLPEMVVDEDIRQGRMKKLAWKSTSPPVYTQMAWHKDKWMTPPLQAFIELTRETFNKNKTKNGVG
- a CDS encoding B3/B4 domain-containing protein produces the protein MIEVKMHPDLQQYVPSFKIGCIQYESIVIDTPPKELKGRIELFQKTVELDLSEQPITYYEGVKEWRQVFKQIGVDPTRHRPSHEALFRRLKQGKGFPFSDSSAIVLNNFFSLYYQMPIGMYDLEQLQGPVEIRIGEEKDEYEGLNGRMNHMKGKITNVDQRRAFGSPMVDSKRSAVALETKHILQLLYLRPSLSDDDTRALTDNIGEMFQQVHGGHVETAVLS
- the queG gene encoding tRNA epoxyqueuosine(34) reductase QueG, which translates into the protein MTNAQLKEELIAYSKSIGIDKIGFASADPFLTLKERLRTQQQLGYQSGFEEADIDLRTEPERLLPYAKTIISIALAYPAKLENPPKGVKGKRRGIFCRASWGEDYHTVLNDRLQKLEAFIHERVPSAKMASMVDTGALSDRAVAERAGIGWSGKNCAIITPEFGSYVYLGDMITTIAFEPDTPIDDQCGSCNKCVDACPTGALVQGGQLDSNKCIAFLTQTKEMIPERFRKKIGNRLYGCDTCQVVCPENKGKGEEYQPEFTPDPEKVKPELLPLLSISNREFKEKYGNMAGSWRGKKPIQRNAVIALGHFREKGAVPKLQSLLIHDPRPVIRGTAAWSLGKIGEIEDNHATLQVANEREDDASVREEIQQALSKLEKEGQHS
- a CDS encoding methylated-DNA--[protein]-cysteine S-methyltransferase, with the protein product MEEPLLFTEMESPIGTLTLVATDKGLSQLLFGDFNETGAKIRTWMAKRNMRREIIRDDAYFTEATKQLQEYFHGERQAFNLPVDMQGTSFQKSVWEVLQRIPYGETQSYKQVAVAIHSPKAVRAIGSANNKNPLPIIVPCHRVIGSNGAIVGYGGGIEKKKKLLELEGA
- a CDS encoding amidase domain-containing protein translates to MDRETKHLFEKHLSQLNKCHLDGTKVKAMTDEESKCFEREQKRMKLSNTRVLKMSGQIVPYRYTSCGHDRTVHYMYDYARFVLANERFYLEESREYRRSVLKGKKIVQDRRLAAPKSGEMERGVFESLNETQASLERASGYNRLEAVKYAERWWNAYNPQYHHFTDNCTNFISQCLKAGGAPMHGVPDREKGWWYTGDNWSYSWAVAHSMRWHLSGATKGLTAKEVERATDLQPGDIICYDFDGDGRWEHNTIVVMKDGNHEPLVNAQTENSRNRYWSYEDSTAWTPNIAYKFFQMNG